The window TTCATATTCTGAAATGAGAATGTCTAATATTTTTCTTATTCTATGAATTTGTAATGTGAATGCATAATATTCTACATATTTAAGTATTATATTCTACATATTTGCACCAGATGAAGGCCTAGCACTTCCGCAAAGTACATTATCTTATTTTAAAATATGAATGTGTGTTATTCTATATTTCTAATTATTCTATAAATTCCAATGTTAAATGTGTAATATTCTAAATATGTTAGTATACAATTCTATATATCCTGCTTATTAGTATGTGTTGAAATGTGAATATGTATTCTTGAATTCTTTGACTATTCCTCCCAATTTGTGATGTACATTACAGTCCATTGCTAAACAGGTTGTGAAGTAAGATCAATAGCTAAATTTTTCATCAAATTGATGTAAGTTCATGAATCTGATACGATTGCTAAATAGGACTTCAAGTGATGATTGATTGCTAAAGATGATCTGAAGTGCTAACCGACTACTGAAATCTTCATCAAGTCAACGTGAGTTCGTGAATTTATGATTTATTTGCAAAAATCTTCATCTTGGCAATCAATTGCAGAAATCGATTTCAAtatatagcttacaaactcatcGCCAAATGCAATTGAGTTTTGTTAGTAGAATTGCAAAAAAATTTATTCAAAACCGTTACAAATTATAGGTCGATTGTTGGCATCGATCTCAATTCCAATAATAACTTGAATCGATGTTAATCATGGGCTTGTGAATCGATTCGAACAAAACTCAACTGAATCGATATTATTTGTAGAAATCTTAATCTTGGCAATCAtgaattaatgatttatttacaTAAATCTTCATCTTGGCGATCGATTTTCTGAAATCTATTTCAATATATGGCTTCCACACATGATCAGATACAATTGAGTTCTGGTAATAGATTTGCTAAAATAATCTTCAAATCGTTGCAAATTCACGATCGGTTGTTGGAATCGATCTTTATTCCAATAGCAACTTGAGTCAATCTCAGTGTGGTTGGCCCATGATAAGAATGTGACATAATTTTGACGTTAATAAGCCTTTTTTGTGAACTTGACTAAACAACCCCTAATTAACTAATGAGGCGCCCTAATCAACCTGAATTATGTTCTGTTGCAAACGCATGATCATTTTTTATCAAAGGCTGAAAATTGGTCCCTTTATCTCACAAAATACAtttggtctcaaatgaacctcttcctatatatatatatatatatatatatatatatatatatatatatatatatatatatatatatatatatatatatatatatatatatataagttgaaGTGTTTTTTGTAAGATTCTATATGATTATTTGCAAATAATTCGTTTTGCTTTGATTTTGATGGTTAATAGTGATTAattgcaattaatcacataaaattataaaaaatcaaCACAAAACGAATTATTTCCAATCCGTACTATTGAaacaaaataattcaaattaatcatTTTTAACCTCCGAAACCAAATAAAAACGAATTATTTCCAATTAatcacatataatcatacaaaaaacatttcaattttaTTTTGAACATATAACCATACAACAATTTGACACATACCCTAATATATTAAAGCTTTTCACTGGTAGAAAACATTTTTCGAACTTAGAGTGGCTAAGAACAAAGAAATCCAAACATAGTACAGAATAAGGGTTTTTTATAGGGGGCACAATATGGGATTAGATCTAATCCGTTTAATAACATAGCCTAAAATGTATGAATTTTAGACTAAgtggttatttaaaaaaaattaaaagtgattatttaaaaaaatacaataaaaaaatggttagattactcaatttccctaTAAAAAATAAACCGTAAAAGAATatattaaaaatgttaaaaatgtaTTCGATCAAAACATCAAAAAATTTattcaaacaaaaaaacattaaTCCATGTATTCGAATAAAGCGTCAAGAAATTTAAGAAAATTATTTaaacaaaaaagtcaaaaaaaaaattaagtgaaaaaaataaaaaaaaaattaaacattatattcgaaaaaacataaaaaaaaattaattcataaaaatataaataaatgaaatataaAGATAATAAATAATAGACAAATTTACATAAATGGCTCTAATGGCTTAAACAAATTACATAAACGGTCTCTATGAAAGGAATGGTAAATgtgtcatttcataaaagatttaACTTGAAAATTTAACTTTGTTAGTCAAAAGGATCGTATTTGCAATATTTTGAAACCAGAAAGACCATCTATGCAAATAATTTGCTATAAAGACTAAAGTTGGTCTATTATgtcaaccataaggaccatttatgtaattttgtctttattaatttatttttgttatgaTTATTTGCTTATTACTTTCTATAttctttttaataattaaaagagTACTTGTCGAATAATATTTTTTAGTTCAAGGATTCTAAAAAATCGAACGAATTAATTTTTTGAGTTGTAAATCTTCGGAAAATTGCGTTTAAAGATTTGCGTCTAATTGACTCATAAtgttcaattttttatttttattattactttttctttttgcaaatatttttatggaaaatatttcAAGTATGGCGTCAAATAATAGATTGTAGTCTGAGTCCAAAACGCTCTCGGAATTACCATATGATGTGTACAAGTGCTTCAACAGATCGAAATAGTTTACAAAATCAGATAAAATCAGTGTTATATCAGTTAGATTTCTTAAATTATTTGGATCTTTTGCATTCGAAATCCGTTTTGAACGTCCTTTATATTTTCGGGCCCAAGTGAACATGTACTACAAGACTAGAGTGCTTCCTTCGCACATATAATGCTTAatacaaaattttagtttttcaaaCGTACTATTAGGGTTACAGTTTGATTTTGTGATTTGTTTGAGATTTTCCACAACAAGAAGTGATATATCATTTCATATCTTATTGCAATTCTGATGACGCTATATAATTACCaaaacatgtattaaaactcaATACGTCATGTTACAAAGAGGTTTGTGGTGAGCTGACAGTTTATAGATTTAGACCTAAATTCTAGGATGTCATAGGTTCAAATATGAACGAGTTGTGCAACAACTTGAAAACCAAAGGAGAAGCGATCAAGGTGATGAATAAATTCTTCAAGAGGCTTTGCATTTGTTTTACGAGGAAATGGGAAAGATGTTCAAGTTTAATGAGCCTTGGAAATTGTTATCTTCTAGTCCAAGATGGAGAAAATTTGAAACTGAAGTCCTACTAGGAGGAGCACCATCATAAAGAACAGAAACAAGTTCTAGTGGATACACAACTTCTTTGGATGTTCGTGGCGAACTAGATTTAAATGATAACGATGAACTCGATCTAGAAGAAATTACTCGATCGATGGATGGGGACAAAGCAAAAATGAAAGGCAATGAGTCTTCTTCTAATGCAATAGATTTCAGCAACGAAGCAGAACAAATGCAGAGAATGATGGAGACATTTTTTTTGGTACAATCTGAATTTTGGCTTTTGATAAAGAAAAATTATAGATTCAAAAGACCGAGAATCTTTTGGGATAGACCCTCAAACTAGTTTTGAGGATGGGAGAGAAGATCATGAAAAAATATATTCTCTAGATTATTTCATGTTTTTTAAATCATGATTGTTTTTTAATCTAggttgtccttttatgtaatttttaattaaaatttcttGATTTTTTATGTACTTTTTATTTGAAGTATTTaagtattttaattaatatttgtgtTTATTAATcgttttttaattaattctatttattttttaaattataaactttaaaattaaattatttttatttttaaaaataaaagtgaAATGCGACTACTTTCTAGTTTTTGTAAGTGAAAGATGATTAATGGAATAacattcaaagaaaaagtgatatGCAAAAGGTGAGTACACCTTATGGTCTAAGCCTCAAGTGTGAATATTTATGCATATTATTTTCcatttaaataattaattgaATTTTTAGCATAATCATCATACTATATTATGTTTTCTATCACCATATAAATTTTGAAACTCAAGGAACTTTCAATTTCAATGTTAATCTAGTTTATCTATTAGTttaaaatatgttattaaatgcAAAAATTATCTTATTAtgttataatttaaatattatgttaaaTCGAAAAACATAAAATCAACTTAAAAAATATATTCAAgtattattttccaaaatatttaaaaatgtttatatatatatatatatatatatatatatatatatatatatatatatatatatatatatatatatatatatatatatatatatatatatatataacaagtcaaactaaataaaaattatcaaaaaactatttttgattataattttttttaaataagtggTTTTTAATTAACAGAAAAAATATATTATGTTAGATTGGAATAGTAAATCGAAAAACATGTttagttttattaaataaaaactatgtaTAGATACTATTGAATGATATTATTTTGATAGatgtatattttataatttggttcAAAATAATTACAAGCTTATGTATAGTGTAATATCTTTTAATATgtacataatttttttaatatatagttttattttaTGCAATTTGTGAATATTCACCTAGTGATTAATTATATAAAGAAGATGGATATgtttttcatattaatatatttatagtAAACTGTTGAATCATCTGTTAACGTATAATTGAttttaattttgttatatatgtaatcaaaatatcAATTTTGAACAATGAAATAATGGAATCACATTTCCATGGAAATTTCATTTGTATAATTATTGTTACTATTTGATGTATGGTAATATCATAAATTTATATGAAAATGTTAATATAGAGGTCTCAACTCTCAAGTCTCAACACCAAGCGTCCAACGATAGTAGCCTTAAGATGAGTTTGGGTCAAAAACTATTAACTTTGTTATATGGGCCTAGTTTTGTTGGTCTACCAATACTTTTCATCAATTTCTTCAGTTTTTACTTTTATTTagactaattaaattattaaattattaaatttaCAGAAATGATCCTTCAGATTtagtaaaaaattcattttttttaattttactttttttttccttCATAAACCATCTTTATAATGTCATTTTGTTATAGTTTTGATGCTGTTATTAATTTTAATAGAAGGGCATTAGGTCTACGGtgactaatttattctttttgtctttttttttctcttctttctattattcttattttgttatttttattatcaATAAATAAAAGACTcaccataaaaacataattttcatCTTCTACTGCTCTTACCTGATTTCTCTTCTCATCTTCTAACTCTTACATAATTTCTCTAACATTCTTTATCTGATTTCTCCTCTCATATTCTCACGCTTATACCATATTTTAGCCATTACCACTATTGTTTTCATTCGATGTCCATGGTCTTATATTTTTTGGGTATGAATCTCACCATCCTAGAACCAAAGCAAAATATATAATCAAGAATTACCAAgctttttattttgaatttgaaatttgtgAAGTTTTTTTCTAGGTTTATAGTTTGAATACGAAGAATTGTATATTTATTTGAGCTTTGATTTTCTTCACCCTCAGCATAATGGTGGAAGCTTTGTCATCACGACCATGCATCGATGAAGAATAGTCATCTACCATTATCGTCCATAATAATTCTACGTGCTTAATGCAAACAAAGTGTTATTAACATTACCACAATTCGTAGAATTAGGAGAGATGTTAGGTGTTCAACACAAACTCTCAACCCAATTTCATCTTCCACTAAATCCTCACCCTTGTACAACTAAAATTTCAATTAGGTTTTGTTTTCAAACCAAATAATCTATTACAAAATTGCAAGGCAGCCTCTTTCAAACATAATTAAGGAAACATTGTTATTCCATCTTTCGACCTCTATCCTGTCACGAAAATTTGAACTCTTACCCGGACCAGATATGTAGACTGTCTTGCAACTTGTGAGTCTAAGACCGGTTCAGTCCTCAGGCTTTTTTCAAGACCGGTTTTGGATCGTCCAAAATGTACAAATCTACTGCTCAGAAAGAAATTAGACATGAATTACTCATGTTAAGTAGCAACATGAGGAGGGAATTAATTGGTAAGACAAATcgaattaattatatatttttagaaTTAATATCAATATTAGTATTTTGAGATATTTTAGTTTGATTAATGTTCGATTGGTTATCAGTTAAAACCAAAACCGATTCATTCATTCTGTTATCAAAAAAGAAAATCTAAACCAGTCGTTCTAATATTGATCCAGTTAATTTGGTTCCGACGgttattatgcttatgttaactAGGTGTCTTTCGTAGGACCCACTCaagcttgtaaaattctaagCTATGGCTTAGGGTCCCAATTCAAAGGGACCTCATATTGTCCAAACTTAACCTAATATATCTCAAATCTCAATTGTTGAATTAGTCCATTAGTAATTGTCTTATTGTTCGATAGATCACAATCCACAATTTCAATCCGTCATCACAATGAGTGGTAGAGCGAAGCGCATGTGGTAGGAGACAACAATGCAAAGATCTTGATTCTTAAAAACTAAAACGACATTTATCTTCTATTCTTCATTCTCATTTCTTTATTGTTCAAATCATTATTTCTAAATTGTTTCTAGAATTTcattatctattattttattagGATGAACCGATTAGGGTTAAAgaataaaggtttataacattaagtATACTAAAGTCGAAAGAGCCTCTTATTTTTGGTTTCTTTACAACCCCAAATTAGTTTGAGCGTTATGGTTGGTATGCATTATATAATGAACTTCAATTTTGATTGGTATGCCTTATAGTCTTACGCGTTTACACCTAAATAACATTTCCATTGGTTGAAATATTCAATGTTGTTGCCtccatttgcattttcaaaatacaataatgcttctttaataataaaaataaaaaaattacaaatgtTCATAAAAATTTCAATTAAATTCCAACCAATACCATCTCTATCATGATCATTTGTTCTGCGGCCTCTTCCACAACACTCCAATCCTTCTAAGCATATTACCATCTTTCCTCTTCAtaaactcatcatcatcatcatcatgatcaatCTCTACACTACCAGGTGAACACATGTTCATCCTCTTCCTAGGGCTAAAATGGCCCATCGACCATGCTCTCTCCTCCAACATCCGCCCATTGTTATCACTGCTCTTATCACAAAGCATATCAGTAGCCGCCTCCGCCGCCTTCCGCCATTGACTCATCTGAACTTTCAGCCTTCTCAACTCTTCTTCCATTTCACAGTTGCTCATCTTCACAGCCTCTAATCGTTCAGTCACATTTGCAACTTCATCTTTGTTCTTCTTCATTGCCTCCGTTGAGCTTTTCATTTTCTTGATTTCCAGTTTCAGCATCTCGTTTTCATCGCACTTTTCGCTTAATTCCGTCTCTAAACTCGTCAATTTCGACTTTAAACTCTCGAAATCTTGTTTTGAAGTGTTTCCCACCTCGTTTTCTCGCAAGTTTTTCAGTTTCGCATTCAGATCTTCGTTCTCCTCAAGAATACATTGCAATTCGGTCTCTTTATCCATCAAATTCGCCCTCAACGCATCAACATCTTCTTTCGACTTCCTCAATTCGCCATTAATCTCCCATGCTTGACGAGATTTCAAATTTTCGAGTTCAGCTTTCAAATCAGTAATCTCTTTGGATTCACTTTGTTTCTCTTTTGCATTCATTTCTTCAATAATCGATTCTAACGAACTTACGCGTGCTCTTGATTGCTGTAGCTCCGAAACAATAGCGTTGTAATCATCACTGTTTGTCTTTAATGACTCCATTGTTTTTTTTGCTGTTTCGAGTTGTTGTAAAGTTTCGCTAGCTAAAGTCTGGGCCTTAGACTCTGAACTTCTGGAATCGTCAAGTTGgttcttcatttcctccatgatcgaAACCTGTTGAGCCATATTCTCTTTCAAGACACGTATCTCCTCGTCTGCTGATAGGTAATTCGACTTcaaaatttccaaaatatgaaaatattatgGTTAGAAGTGAAAAGAGAGCGATTGCATGAACGTAGTTTACAAAAAATAAGGAGCTTACATGGGTTTCATGGGAAGAAGACAAAGCCAAGAGCTTTTGAGACTCTTCAAGTTTTAAAGTTATGGCTAAAAGCTCTTTCCTCGACTCTTCTGCGTCTAACTTGGCTTGTTTTTTCCATGATTCAGACACAATTAGTTGATCTTTAACAGTTCTTAAAGCATCCTCCAGTTGACTAATTTGTGTTTCAAGTTCGGCAACTCTCCCTTGACGTTTCTTCTGAACATTAAACAATAATATTAGAAAGAAAAAACATATGTAACCTCAACCATACACTCAAGGTTCGCTCTTCCACTTGGGcattaatgaacatgaaaataTCTTATGTAATGTAACTAAGAACAATTATATACCTACTACTTAGTTTACATTAAACTTATATAAATGCATGTGATAAATATCACATTCTTTATCCACAAAAAAGAGGAAATTTGACTGTAGTCATAGGTTATCTTTGGCAAAGTAGGAGGACGCCGGAAGCTGTAAATTGGAGTTTTTTATTTGTGTAAAACGGTTTAGCAAAAGTATTTTATAACtgtttaaaagtgtataaaacgATATAGAACATAAAAAACTAAAAGTTACTTCCAAAAAAGACTCTGAAAACTGAAGCCCACTGGTCTTTTAGTTGATTAAAGTTAAAGTATAGATGTGTATAGTTAAATTAACTACTATATTTTAAATGTAATTAATAAGAACATCAAATTTTATTTAAGAATATAAAGCTTTTTAATAACTTAAAACATGATAACATATttaattaaaacttaatatttacatatatattacagATGTATTTTTGAAAATCTAAATAAGTTAAAAACCAATAACTTATATTTTGCACATTTGTGTGCTGAAAATGATTGTCAGTCTTAGAAACGATGTTATAGATGTTATTAAGGTCAAAATACTACTTTTGGAAAGCACTTTCAACAATTTTCATACAAATCATTTGTTTGTCACTAAATACCCTCTCCCCCCtccccacccacacacacacacaaacaaacacacacacacaaaaacccATAAAAAGTTATGAAGTTTTAGTAGTATATATGCTAGAAATTAATATACCTCAGGATCAAGTCCTCTTGGTGATGTGCGATCAAGAGTTTTATTACTtgttgtttttggtgttctaataCTTGTAGAAGAGTTTGCTTCAAGGCCACTTGTCTTGAGTTGTCGAACAACACGACCTGTGGTTTTTTGTCTAGTCTCTAAAGAAACAGATCGAGGAGAGATCTTCCGACCACCTTCAGAGCCTGAAGAGCTCTTCACGCTGTCATCAGTATCAGCCAAAAACCATATAAGCAATTCTAAAACACAAAAAGAGAGGGGAAATATGGACCAAAATAGGAAAGAAAACATGCATAAACTACTTAACTATTCTAACACTTTCAAAACTACAATAACTGAAGTAACTAGCAAAACTGGGTTCAATTATCGATGAAGGACTAAATGAACAATTAAAGGTCATTGAAGAGAGGTATTCGTTTATAGTACCTTGTTTTTGGAGTCTGCATTTGCTATCTTTAATGCCACCCTTTTCGATCCAAGATTCAACCAAAATGGGTGCTTTAAATTTAATTTACGTCAAACTTAAATGCTATCTCACCCACAAAACCTGCAACAATTTCAAGAAAACCACAACGATGAAAGAGAATAAAGAGTGGCTGTAGAGCACCAAGGTCCCTTAACTTTCTTCAGCCATGGGACCAGACTGTCGTTATGACGTCACAAAACTCACACTCTCAGTGAAACAATGAAAACCTGCAAGAAATTCAAGAAACTGCAagtaatgagagagagagagagagagagagagagagagagagagagagagagagagagagagagagagaatctaaTGTGAAAGATGAAGTAAATGGATGTGATATGGTACTCTGAAACAGGGAAGAGAGTATGTACCATGAATGAATATTAATGACATAAAAACAAAGAAAATTCAAGTTGTGCTGGTGTGTCACATATGCCAACTAATAACAATAA of the Lactuca sativa cultivar Salinas chromosome 6, Lsat_Salinas_v11, whole genome shotgun sequence genome contains:
- the LOC111897325 gene encoding interactor of constitutive active ROPs 2, chloroplastic isoform X1; this encodes MQTPKTSVKSSSGSEGGRKISPRSVSLETRQKTTGRVVRQLKTSGLEANSSTSIRTPKTTSNKTLDRTSPRGLDPEKKRQGRVAELETQISQLEDALRTVKDQLIVSESWKKQAKLDAEESRKELLAITLKLEESQKLLALSSSHETHSNYLSADEEIRVLKENMAQQVSIMEEMKNQLDDSRSSESKAQTLASETLQQLETAKKTMESLKTNSDDYNAIVSELQQSRARVSSLESIIEEMNAKEKQSESKEITDLKAELENLKSRQAWEINGELRKSKEDVDALRANLMDKETELQCILEENEDLNAKLKNLRENEVGNTSKQDFESLKSKLTSLETELSEKCDENEMLKLEIKKMKSSTEAMKKNKDEVANVTERLEAVKMSNCEMEEELRRLKVQMSQWRKAAEAATDMLCDKSSDNNGRMLEERAWSMGHFSPRKRMNMCSPGSVEIDHDDDDDEFMKRKDGNMLRRIGVLWKRPQNK
- the LOC111897325 gene encoding interactor of constitutive active ROPs 2, chloroplastic isoform X2 gives rise to the protein MQTPKTSVKSSSGSEGGRKISPRSVSLETRQKTTGRVVRQLKTSGLEANSSTSIRTPKTTSNKTLDRTSPRGLDPEKRQGRVAELETQISQLEDALRTVKDQLIVSESWKKQAKLDAEESRKELLAITLKLEESQKLLALSSSHETHSNYLSADEEIRVLKENMAQQVSIMEEMKNQLDDSRSSESKAQTLASETLQQLETAKKTMESLKTNSDDYNAIVSELQQSRARVSSLESIIEEMNAKEKQSESKEITDLKAELENLKSRQAWEINGELRKSKEDVDALRANLMDKETELQCILEENEDLNAKLKNLRENEVGNTSKQDFESLKSKLTSLETELSEKCDENEMLKLEIKKMKSSTEAMKKNKDEVANVTERLEAVKMSNCEMEEELRRLKVQMSQWRKAAEAATDMLCDKSSDNNGRMLEERAWSMGHFSPRKRMNMCSPGSVEIDHDDDDDEFMKRKDGNMLRRIGVLWKRPQNK